In one window of Lewinella sp. 4G2 DNA:
- a CDS encoding MlaD family protein has protein sequence MRYEVKIGLLAIVAIGLAFWGFKYIQGTNLFSSSNVYYVNYEDVAGLTVGTPVQISGVIVGSVSNIQLDQQTRIVQVELDIRDEINIPKGTKAYIISISLLGEKAIDLTYAQPCFGEGDCAPDGATLEGATRSILAGFLGTEDGEDPLGDFKGQLSQTIDSLQYTLFDEESDNPIARSTNDLAVVMQNLKGTTARLDRILSANAGEINTTMDNLAEISTTLANKQEALAGIIDNANGVSSKLNQLELEQTMTEINGAVTELRGTLTRANGAIEGVADVMEDVKNGEGTLGKLLTDDEIYNRLNSATLEADTLFSDLQERPYRYVPFKSRRKVLRQDRKDAELDTVGPKQ, from the coding sequence ATGCGATACGAAGTTAAAATTGGCCTGCTGGCCATTGTGGCCATTGGCTTGGCCTTCTGGGGCTTTAAATACATTCAGGGGACGAACCTCTTTTCCAGCAGCAACGTGTACTACGTCAATTACGAGGACGTAGCCGGGCTTACCGTGGGTACGCCCGTACAGATCAGCGGGGTAATTGTCGGTTCAGTGAGTAACATTCAACTCGACCAGCAGACCAGGATCGTACAGGTGGAACTCGACATTCGGGATGAAATCAACATTCCCAAGGGCACTAAGGCCTATATCATCAGCATCAGCCTGCTGGGGGAAAAAGCCATTGACCTCACCTACGCCCAACCCTGCTTCGGCGAGGGAGACTGTGCACCGGACGGGGCTACCCTGGAAGGTGCCACGCGGAGCATCTTGGCCGGCTTCCTTGGCACCGAAGACGGGGAAGACCCACTGGGCGACTTTAAAGGTCAACTGTCCCAAACCATTGATAGTCTGCAGTATACACTCTTCGACGAAGAAAGCGACAACCCCATCGCCCGGAGTACGAATGACCTCGCCGTAGTGATGCAGAACCTGAAAGGCACCACCGCCCGCCTCGATCGCATCCTCAGCGCAAATGCCGGAGAGATCAATACGACGATGGATAACCTCGCCGAGATCAGCACTACCCTGGCTAACAAACAGGAAGCGCTCGCCGGCATCATCGACAACGCCAACGGCGTGAGCTCCAAGCTCAACCAACTTGAACTCGAGCAAACGATGACGGAGATCAACGGTGCCGTCACCGAGCTGCGGGGAACCCTCACGCGTGCTAACGGCGCCATCGAAGGCGTCGCCGACGTGATGGAAGACGTGAAGAACGGCGAAGGCACCCTTGGCAAGCTGCTGACGGATGACGAGATCTACAACCGCCTAAATTCAGCTACGCTTGAGGCTGACACCCTCTTCAGCGACCTGCAGGAACGCCCCTACCGCTACGTTCCTTTCAAGAGCCGCCGTAAGGTGCTGCGTCAGGACCGAAAAGACGCGGAGCTCGATACCGTGGGTCCAAAACAGTAA
- a CDS encoding bifunctional ADP-dependent NAD(P)H-hydrate dehydratase/NAD(P)H-hydrate epimerase encodes MQILSSPELRSLDELTVHTEGISSLELMERASKAFTNAFIKLYRPKDGPVLILCGNGNNGGDGLAVARMLAGLNFKVHVLVLGGSRSPDNNTNLTRARQQGFPINLLEEHHKLPTPAPGVILIDALLGTGLSRPLSGFLEQVVKFYSQVEGLTRIALDLPSGMLADEPSTGTIMQADRTLSLGYPKAALFAPENAPFFGEVTIVPFALHGPAAVRHLRPEGYSAPDVLLDAATVSRLIKPRRANDHKGTFGHALLVAGSFGKMGAAVLAARAVLRSGAGLVTAHVPRSGYEIMQIAFPEAMCTVDAHRYHATEVGDVNPYATIGIGPGLGTKNLTVKLLSNLLKRYDRPMVLDADALNILGQHQELFDEVPKGSILTPHPKEFQRLFGDTTDSFARWQVQREMAVHWGIYIVLKTGYTTIATPEGKIYANPTGNPGMGTAGTGDVLTGLLTGLLAQGYDSKSACLLGVYLHGLAGDLAAEDGTQQFLIAEDVINNLGAAYRELQRQV; translated from the coding sequence GTGCAAATTCTTTCTTCACCGGAGTTGCGCTCCCTCGACGAACTGACCGTCCATACGGAAGGAATCAGCAGCCTCGAGTTGATGGAACGGGCTTCTAAAGCCTTTACGAACGCATTCATCAAACTGTACCGGCCGAAGGATGGCCCGGTGCTCATCCTTTGCGGCAACGGCAACAATGGCGGAGACGGTTTGGCGGTAGCGCGCATGCTGGCTGGACTCAATTTCAAAGTGCACGTCCTGGTATTAGGTGGGTCCCGTAGTCCGGATAACAACACCAATCTGACGCGGGCCCGGCAGCAGGGTTTCCCGATTAATTTGTTGGAGGAACACCACAAGCTGCCCACTCCCGCTCCCGGCGTGATCCTTATTGACGCGCTGCTGGGTACGGGCCTTTCCAGGCCGCTATCCGGCTTCCTGGAACAGGTCGTAAAGTTCTATAGTCAGGTAGAAGGCCTTACCCGCATTGCTTTAGACCTCCCCAGTGGAATGCTGGCGGACGAGCCTTCGACTGGTACCATCATGCAGGCGGACCGGACGCTATCCCTCGGGTACCCGAAAGCAGCTTTGTTCGCACCGGAGAACGCCCCCTTCTTCGGTGAGGTGACGATCGTGCCCTTTGCGCTGCACGGGCCGGCGGCCGTCCGACACCTACGCCCGGAAGGATATTCCGCGCCGGATGTGTTGCTCGACGCGGCTACCGTCAGCAGGTTAATCAAGCCGCGCCGCGCCAATGACCATAAGGGCACCTTCGGGCACGCGCTGTTGGTAGCCGGATCCTTTGGCAAGATGGGCGCGGCGGTGCTGGCGGCCCGGGCTGTCCTCCGTTCCGGGGCGGGTTTGGTGACGGCGCACGTTCCCCGCAGTGGGTACGAGATCATGCAGATCGCTTTCCCCGAGGCCATGTGTACCGTTGATGCTCACCGTTACCACGCGACGGAGGTGGGCGACGTCAATCCATACGCCACCATTGGTATCGGCCCGGGCTTGGGCACCAAGAACCTCACGGTTAAACTCCTGAGCAATTTGCTGAAGCGGTACGACCGTCCCATGGTGCTCGACGCAGATGCCCTTAATATTCTGGGGCAGCATCAGGAGTTATTCGATGAAGTCCCGAAGGGTTCCATCCTGACGCCCCACCCCAAAGAATTCCAACGCTTGTTTGGCGATACTACGGATAGTTTTGCCCGGTGGCAGGTGCAACGGGAGATGGCAGTGCACTGGGGAATCTACATCGTGCTCAAGACCGGCTACACCACCATCGCCACCCCGGAAGGAAAGATCTACGCCAACCCGACCGGTAACCCCGGCATGGGGACGGCCGGTACGGGAGACGTGCTGACCGGATTGTTGACGGGTCTGCTGGCCCAGGGCTACGATTCGAAATCCGCCTGTCTGCTGGGTGTCTACCTTCACGGTCTGGCGGGTGATCTGGCGGCGGAGGATGGCACCCAGCAATTTCTGATTGCAGAAGATGTCATTAATAATCTCGGCGCCGCCTACCGGGAACTGCAGCGCCAGGTATGA
- a CDS encoding DUF177 domain-containing protein: MSAQAPFIFPLRGLGQGLYTYELVADDAFFASFKDAPVTRADIKLELTVDRRTREMTLTFDFAGTIATTCDRCMADIDLPIAGKESLIAKFTSGADEMEDEANLIYLDPDTSLFNAAPYAYELILLAIPMIRTFDCREGSAPFPCDEEMLDRIDDSIEYASDGDVKEDGDTDKPSPWDVLKDLS, encoded by the coding sequence ATGTCCGCACAAGCACCATTCATTTTTCCACTTCGGGGACTTGGCCAGGGCCTGTACACTTACGAGTTGGTGGCCGACGATGCCTTTTTCGCGTCGTTCAAGGATGCTCCTGTCACACGGGCCGACATTAAGTTGGAACTTACCGTTGACCGGAGGACCCGCGAAATGACGTTAACCTTCGATTTTGCCGGTACGATCGCAACCACTTGCGACCGTTGCATGGCAGATATTGATCTTCCGATCGCCGGAAAAGAATCGCTCATCGCGAAATTTACCTCCGGCGCCGACGAGATGGAGGATGAGGCTAACCTCATATACCTTGATCCGGATACCAGTCTGTTCAATGCGGCACCCTACGCGTACGAATTGATCCTGCTGGCCATCCCTATGATCAGGACTTTTGACTGCCGTGAGGGTTCAGCTCCCTTCCCCTGCGATGAGGAAATGCTGGACCGGATCGACGACAGTATCGAATATGCTTCCGACGGTGACGTTAAGGAGGATGGCGATACGGACAAACCCAGCCCCTGGGATGTACTCAAAGATTTAAGCTAA
- the rpmF gene encoding 50S ribosomal protein L32 encodes MAHPKSRISKQRKRKRRTHYKATEPTLTVCKTTGETHQPHRAYTDAEGNMFYNGNLLVKAPEVAVELDEDSTDENE; translated from the coding sequence ATGGCACATCCTAAGTCCCGGATCTCGAAGCAACGCAAGCGCAAGCGTCGTACTCACTACAAAGCTACCGAGCCTACCCTCACGGTTTGTAAGACAACCGGCGAAACGCACCAGCCTCACCGCGCCTACACGGACGCAGAAGGAAATATGTTCTACAACGGTAACCTCCTCGTGAAGGCACCCGAAGTAGCCGTCGAACTCGACGAAGACAGCACCGACGAGAACGAGTAA
- a CDS encoding prolyl oligopeptidase family serine peptidase produces MYGRFLSALFLFLFVCTCASAQDALGYQKPPDDILKLVDVPLAPGVLMDKNKKRMVLLYRDAYKSIAELSQQEMRLGGLRIDPKTNIGSRTTYYTNVAVRDVKGMGAAMDVTGLPATPRLSNFSWSPDHSQIAMTHTTDAGVEIWLLDVASGQARQLTKATEGAVNANMRDVINWFKDGKSMLVKFLPQDRKPLIDGATAVPTGPTISTADGKKAQNRTYQDLLKNPNDEHNFEQLARSEVRQVFTDGRQEKWLPTAMYGSISHSPDGRYVMVNRIEKPFSYLVPYYRFPSVTSVYDEQGKLVQIVNEEPLVEDLPKGFMAVQKGRRYVSWRADKAAELMYVEALDEGDPAKEVEYRDQVFTLPAPFKGEGRPLVKTIDRFAGIDFATDDLAFAYDRWFDTRNTRTYTFNPSVGGEAKEISSRNYQDRYSDPGSFVEHRNEYGRYVVAVHDGKANLLGAGYTKEGQFPFLDEMDLASGETKRLYTSKLDGKVENLQDYDAETGQLQVRIEAPTDYPNYYFRNVKTNQLTQITNFENPFEALGKVHKEVITYNREDGLELSGTLYLPVGYDKDKKEKMPMILWAYPREYKDKASASQTTANANKFIYPYYGSPVYWVTRGYVVLDGAAFPIVGEGDTEPNDSFRKQLVDNAKAAIDAVDDLGYIDRERVAVGGHSYGAFMVANLLSHSDLFAAGIARSGAYNRTLTPFGFQSEQRSYWDAPEVYNTMSPFMHADKMKTPLLLVHGEADNNSGTYPLQSERYFNALKGLGATVRLVMLPKESHGYRAKESILHLLWEQDQWMEKWVKNKGRVRP; encoded by the coding sequence ATGTACGGAAGATTCCTGTCTGCCCTTTTCTTGTTCCTATTTGTTTGCACCTGCGCCAGCGCCCAGGACGCGCTCGGCTACCAGAAGCCTCCGGATGATATTCTTAAGCTGGTGGACGTTCCCCTTGCCCCCGGCGTCCTGATGGATAAGAACAAGAAACGGATGGTCCTGCTTTACCGGGATGCCTACAAATCCATTGCCGAACTCAGCCAGCAGGAAATGCGTCTGGGTGGGCTGCGGATTGACCCCAAGACCAATATTGGGAGCCGAACTACCTACTACACTAACGTCGCGGTGCGGGATGTAAAGGGAATGGGAGCTGCCATGGACGTGACCGGCCTACCGGCAACGCCCCGACTATCCAACTTCAGTTGGTCGCCCGATCATTCCCAGATTGCGATGACGCACACAACGGATGCAGGCGTAGAAATCTGGCTACTGGACGTGGCAAGTGGTCAGGCGCGGCAGCTTACCAAGGCTACTGAAGGAGCCGTGAATGCCAATATGCGGGACGTCATTAACTGGTTCAAGGACGGAAAGAGCATGCTCGTCAAGTTCCTTCCCCAAGATAGAAAGCCGCTGATCGACGGCGCAACCGCAGTACCCACCGGCCCTACCATTTCTACGGCGGACGGCAAGAAAGCTCAGAACCGTACCTACCAGGATCTCCTGAAAAACCCGAACGACGAGCACAATTTCGAGCAACTCGCCCGGAGTGAAGTGCGCCAAGTTTTCACCGATGGCCGCCAGGAGAAGTGGCTGCCCACCGCGATGTACGGCAGCATCAGCCACAGCCCGGATGGCCGGTACGTGATGGTCAACCGGATTGAGAAGCCCTTTTCCTACCTCGTCCCTTACTACCGTTTCCCGAGTGTTACCTCCGTGTACGATGAGCAGGGTAAACTCGTCCAGATCGTAAATGAGGAGCCACTGGTGGAAGACCTCCCAAAAGGATTCATGGCGGTACAAAAAGGCCGCCGCTACGTAAGCTGGCGGGCGGATAAGGCGGCAGAGCTTATGTACGTAGAAGCGCTGGACGAAGGTGACCCCGCCAAAGAAGTGGAGTACCGAGACCAGGTGTTTACCCTCCCGGCTCCATTCAAGGGAGAAGGTCGCCCACTGGTAAAAACCATCGACCGCTTCGCCGGCATCGATTTTGCTACTGACGATCTCGCCTTCGCCTACGACCGGTGGTTCGACACGCGGAATACCCGCACTTACACCTTCAACCCGTCGGTGGGTGGAGAAGCAAAAGAAATCTCCAGCCGCAATTACCAGGATCGTTACAGCGACCCAGGTAGCTTCGTAGAGCACCGCAATGAGTATGGCCGCTACGTGGTGGCCGTCCACGATGGCAAGGCCAACCTTTTGGGTGCTGGATACACCAAGGAAGGCCAATTCCCATTCCTCGATGAAATGGACCTGGCGAGCGGCGAAACCAAGCGTTTGTACACATCCAAGCTTGACGGCAAGGTGGAAAATCTGCAAGACTACGACGCAGAAACCGGGCAGCTACAGGTACGGATCGAGGCACCGACGGACTACCCCAACTACTACTTCCGCAACGTGAAGACCAACCAGCTGACCCAGATCACCAACTTCGAGAACCCATTCGAGGCTCTGGGCAAGGTGCACAAGGAAGTCATCACCTACAACCGGGAAGACGGGCTGGAGCTTTCGGGCACCCTGTATCTACCCGTCGGCTACGATAAGGATAAGAAGGAAAAGATGCCCATGATCCTCTGGGCTTACCCGCGGGAATACAAGGACAAGGCAAGTGCCTCCCAGACAACGGCCAACGCCAATAAATTCATCTACCCCTACTACGGCAGCCCCGTATACTGGGTGACGCGTGGGTACGTAGTCCTCGACGGCGCGGCCTTCCCCATCGTGGGTGAAGGGGACACGGAACCTAACGATTCCTTCCGCAAGCAGTTGGTGGATAACGCCAAAGCCGCCATTGATGCGGTGGACGACCTGGGTTACATAGATCGCGAACGGGTGGCCGTGGGCGGTCATAGTTACGGTGCTTTCATGGTAGCGAACCTCCTCTCCCACTCCGACCTGTTCGCCGCCGGCATTGCCCGTTCGGGCGCCTACAACCGGACGCTGACGCCATTTGGTTTCCAATCTGAGCAACGCTCTTACTGGGATGCGCCGGAAGTGTACAACACCATGTCCCCCTTCATGCACGCCGACAAAATGAAGACGCCGTTGCTGCTCGTCCACGGCGAGGCGGACAACAACTCAGGGACCTATCCACTGCAGTCGGAACGCTATTTCAATGCGTTGAAAGGGCTGGGCGCTACCGTTCGTTTGGTCATGCTACCGAAGGAAAGCCACGGATACCGGGCGAAGGAATCGATTTTGCACTTGTTGTGGGAACAAGACCAGTGGATGGAGAAATGGGTTAAGAATAAGGGAAGGGTGCGGCCGTAG